From Proteiniborus sp. MB09-C3, the proteins below share one genomic window:
- a CDS encoding DUF4179 domain-containing protein, giving the protein MSRNEEYILLMEEMENTPVQLENIIERAEARIRLKQNKRRIFAVSLSSVASFLIVFIVLINCFPTFAYACGKIPLFKELAKLVAFSPSLSAAIENEYVQPIEQQQSLNGITARIEYVIVDQKQLNIFYSLNSEIYTAMDATPEIKALDGSALDGYGISSGNPQTPNGELSFMTVDFMEHNMPNGMRLILKVHDNGSFIETVRVEDSILSQDEYKEPKYISTFTFDLSFDPYYTAQGEKIDVDKTFIIDNQTLTLKTAEIYPTHIRMEFCDIEENTAWLKSLSFYIENEKGKRFDEIKNGITATGSIDSPMMASHRLESPFFSESDELKLYITGVDWLDKEMEKIRLDLVNVTAENLPQGVMFENAERKGNSWILTFTGKQYKENSSYQIWSHNYYDENGNEYTYNSWSYHRSSKYWDEQQNNMEVFHVEICLVDYPYDIVYMSPIFSRKVELSQPIEIKIK; this is encoded by the coding sequence ATGAGCAGAAATGAAGAATATATTTTATTGATGGAAGAAATGGAAAATACACCTGTTCAGCTAGAAAATATTATTGAGAGAGCTGAAGCAAGAATTAGGCTTAAACAGAATAAACGACGCATTTTTGCTGTATCTCTAAGCAGTGTGGCATCATTTTTGATTGTGTTTATAGTTCTTATTAATTGCTTTCCTACTTTTGCTTATGCCTGTGGGAAAATACCACTTTTTAAAGAGCTTGCTAAGCTGGTAGCTTTTTCACCGTCGCTTTCAGCTGCAATAGAAAATGAATACGTCCAGCCTATTGAACAACAGCAAAGCTTAAATGGAATTACGGCACGAATAGAATATGTTATTGTGGATCAAAAACAGCTTAATATTTTCTATTCTCTTAACTCTGAAATCTACACAGCAATGGATGCTACACCTGAAATTAAAGCACTTGATGGTTCAGCTTTGGATGGCTATGGAATATCTTCTGGAAATCCACAAACCCCCAATGGGGAACTTAGCTTTATGACGGTTGATTTTATGGAACATAATATGCCAAATGGTATGCGGCTTATACTCAAGGTTCATGACAATGGAAGCTTTATTGAAACTGTACGTGTAGAGGACTCTATTTTGTCTCAAGATGAGTATAAAGAGCCTAAATACATTTCAACATTTACATTTGATCTGAGCTTTGATCCATATTATACAGCTCAGGGTGAAAAAATTGATGTAGATAAAACATTTATAATTGATAATCAAACTTTAACATTGAAGACAGCTGAAATATACCCAACTCACATAAGAATGGAATTTTGTGATATAGAGGAAAATACAGCTTGGCTGAAAAGTTTATCTTTCTATATAGAAAACGAAAAAGGTAAAAGATTTGATGAAATAAAAAATGGCATTACTGCCACAGGCTCCATTGATTCACCTATGATGGCTTCTCATAGACTTGAAAGTCCATTCTTTTCTGAAAGTGATGAATTGAAGCTTTATATTACAGGTGTAGATTGGTTGGATAAGGAGATGGAAAAGATAAGACTTGACCTTGTCAATGTCACTGCAGAGAATTTACCACAAGGTGTTATGTTTGAAAATGCTGAACGCAAAGGCAATAGCTGGATACTTACTTTTACAGGGAAGCAGTACAAAGAAAATTCTTCATATCAGATATGGAGTCATAACTATTATGATGAGAATGGTAATGAATACACATACAATAGCTGGTCATATCATAGGAGCAGTAAATATTGGGATGAACAACAAAACAATATGGAAGTATTCCATGTAGAGATATGCTTAGTAGATTACCCTTATGATATAGTTTACATGTCACCTATATTCTCACGAAAAGTGGAATTGAGCCAACCTATAGAGATAAAAATCAAATAA
- a CDS encoding sigma-70 family RNA polymerase sigma factor yields the protein MDKKEFAQKTEAVKKQLYKTAYLYLGNEASALEAVDESVYKALKAIKKLRQPEYFNTWITRILINECKKELKRLKRIRPEEYIPLEKLEERNYDNLSLKEAIRHLPEGLKVIIILRFFSGLTLAQTAQTLDIPQGTVVTRQRRALQLLKLELREGE from the coding sequence ATGGACAAAAAAGAGTTTGCCCAAAAAACAGAGGCAGTAAAAAAACAGCTGTATAAAACTGCTTACTTGTATTTGGGTAATGAGGCCAGTGCTTTAGAGGCCGTTGACGAAAGTGTTTATAAGGCGCTTAAAGCCATAAAAAAACTAAGACAACCTGAATATTTTAATACATGGATTACACGCATTTTAATTAATGAATGCAAGAAAGAACTGAAAAGGCTTAAGCGAATAAGGCCGGAGGAATACATACCATTGGAGAAACTTGAAGAACGCAATTACGACAATCTTTCTTTGAAAGAAGCAATTAGGCATCTTCCAGAGGGATTAAAAGTTATAATTATTTTAAGATTTTTTTCCGGACTAACCCTTGCTCAGACTGCCCAAACCCTTGATATTCCCCAGGGTACAGTTGTTACAAGACAACGCAGAGCATTGCAATTACTAAAACTTGAATTACGGGAGGGAGAATAA
- the ltaE gene encoding low-specificity L-threonine aldolase, translating to MRTVDFRSDTITKPTKEMREAMFSAEVGDDVYGEDPTINKLEEMSADLIGKEAALFVPSGTMGNQLAVLCHTQRGNEIVLEERSHIYNYEVGGIAFLSGVQARIVKGNNGIMKSEDVEKAIIADGDIHHPQTGLICMENTHNMAGGIVVPKEPMKEIYNLAKKHNIPVHLDGARIFNASTALGCDVKELTQYCDSIMFCLSKGLCAPVGSILSGSKEFINKARRYRKLLGGGMRQAGILAAAGIVALTSMVERLSEDHKNAGLLAEGLKDIEGIKIDMNTIQSNILMVDIATPKYDSINLVARLRKEGILTSDINSSRIRFVTHNYISNDDIRYTVDVVRRILS from the coding sequence GTGAGAACTGTAGATTTTAGAAGTGATACTATAACTAAACCTACTAAAGAAATGAGAGAAGCAATGTTTAGTGCTGAAGTCGGTGATGATGTTTATGGTGAAGATCCTACAATAAACAAGCTAGAAGAAATGTCAGCTGATTTAATAGGTAAGGAAGCTGCATTGTTCGTTCCAAGTGGAACTATGGGCAATCAATTAGCAGTACTATGTCATACTCAAAGGGGAAATGAAATAGTTTTAGAGGAAAGGTCCCATATTTATAATTATGAAGTCGGAGGAATTGCCTTTCTATCTGGAGTTCAGGCTCGTATTGTAAAAGGTAATAATGGAATAATGAAATCTGAAGATGTAGAAAAGGCTATTATAGCTGATGGCGATATACATCACCCTCAAACTGGACTCATATGCATGGAAAACACTCATAATATGGCAGGAGGCATTGTTGTTCCTAAGGAACCAATGAAGGAAATTTATAATCTAGCTAAAAAACATAATATTCCAGTACATCTAGATGGAGCAAGAATATTCAATGCAAGTACTGCTTTAGGCTGTGATGTAAAAGAATTAACACAATATTGTGATAGCATAATGTTCTGTTTGTCCAAAGGCTTATGCGCTCCAGTAGGATCAATTCTTTCAGGCAGCAAAGAATTTATTAATAAAGCTAGAAGATATAGAAAATTACTTGGCGGTGGCATGAGACAAGCTGGTATTTTAGCGGCAGCAGGTATCGTAGCGCTAACAAGTATGGTTGAAAGGCTTTCAGAAGATCACAAAAATGCAGGGCTTCTTGCTGAAGGGCTTAAGGATATAGAAGGTATCAAAATAGATATGAATACCATCCAATCCAATATATTGATGGTAGATATAGCCACTCCTAAATATGATAGCATTAATCTTGTTGCTAGACTAAGAAAAGAAGGTATACTGACATCTGACATCAATAGCAGCAGAATTAGATTCGTTACACATAATTATATATCTAATGATGATATTAGATATACTGTAGATGTAGTTAGGAGAATTTTAAGCTAA
- a CDS encoding asparagine synthase: MREGLIPMLLGVAVTGAALTARALDIKKRGIEKDEIAPMIATGLIGFGLAHIVLGGIDLIQER, translated from the coding sequence ATGCGAGAAGGGTTGATACCCATGCTATTAGGAGTAGCAGTTACTGGAGCAGCCTTGACAGCTAGGGCTTTAGATATTAAGAAAAGAGGAATAGAAAAAGACGAAATAGCTCCTATGATAGCTACAGGTTTAATAGGTTTCGGATTAGCCCATATAGTATTGGGCGGCATAGACTTGATTCAAGAGAGATAG
- a CDS encoding MerR family transcriptional regulator, translating into MNELIKIREVSIKYDISARTLRYYEDMGLISSSRSDDYAYRLYDDIAIKRLEQILILRKLNISIKDIQCIFNTSGSEVVLEVLGKKVDSIDEEVSLLYELKEIVLEFIQQIEQADFAKESDVKLLYEKAKEIETQLINVDYEGNPSNVNRLLIAAEKVERQPDILIVDMPPCRMVTSGLITEQTDSGDESRRFDAMWMRLGSSIADKINPRDFMYYDEKNQKSVWLFMLEDWMTEADTEGFEIITFDGGLFAAALADSWEFSEYDRVYKGIVEWLTHQECLELDKSPNRHMLYHFAGPHSEKMKELNYGKVRYFVPIQIKADK; encoded by the coding sequence ATGAACGAATTAATTAAAATCAGGGAAGTATCAATAAAATACGATATATCCGCGCGCACTCTGCGTTATTACGAAGATATGGGATTAATATCAAGCTCGCGGAGCGATGATTATGCATACAGACTATATGATGATATTGCTATAAAACGCCTTGAGCAAATTCTGATTCTGCGCAAATTGAATATTAGTATCAAAGATATTCAGTGCATATTCAATACATCTGGCTCTGAAGTTGTTTTAGAGGTGCTTGGAAAAAAAGTCGACTCCATTGATGAAGAAGTATCCCTTCTGTATGAACTCAAAGAGATCGTTCTTGAATTTATTCAGCAGATTGAACAAGCCGATTTCGCTAAGGAATCCGATGTCAAGCTATTATATGAAAAAGCGAAAGAAATAGAAACGCAGCTTATCAACGTGGATTACGAGGGAAATCCGTCAAATGTAAACCGCTTGTTAATCGCCGCAGAAAAGGTGGAACGACAGCCGGATATCCTCATTGTCGACATGCCACCTTGCCGTATGGTGACATCGGGGTTGATAACTGAACAGACAGACAGCGGCGATGAAAGCCGCCGATTTGACGCGATGTGGATGCGTCTTGGATCAAGTATAGCCGACAAGATAAATCCACGCGATTTTATGTATTACGATGAAAAAAATCAAAAAAGTGTTTGGCTTTTTATGCTTGAGGACTGGATGACCGAAGCAGATACTGAAGGATTTGAGATTATCACATTTGATGGTGGCTTATTTGCAGCAGCGCTTGCAGATAGTTGGGAATTTAGTGAATATGACCGAGTATATAAGGGTATAGTGGAATGGCTTACACATCAAGAATGCTTAGAACTTGATAAATCTCCCAACCGGCATATGTTATACCATTTTGCCGGACCGCATTCGGAAAAGATGAAAGAATTAAATTATGGCAAGGTTCGCTACTTCGTGCCGATCCAAATAAAAGCAGATAAATAG
- a CDS encoding DUF6518 family protein: MDSNKKVITIQIVCALFVGLFTGILTVFGQKYLPDSLSSLANSGAVWLIPAFFIASAGKGKYLSILLCIETLVVCIISYYWVESVVNSHSFSFGGYYFYIWLACAVVAGIIFGAGAFLQKNSKYYWAASLLPSVFLAEGLNELLHLSDYMHMIPAVIGRIIIGLSLYFFIYKGDCFRRKTLFSFCALSALGLAGYEILFLLTSGKTY; this comes from the coding sequence ATGGACTCAAATAAAAAGGTCATTACCATTCAAATTGTATGCGCCTTATTCGTTGGACTGTTTACAGGGATTCTGACGGTGTTTGGGCAAAAGTACCTGCCAGATTCGCTGAGTTCCTTGGCAAACTCGGGGGCGGTTTGGCTAATACCAGCGTTCTTTATAGCATCAGCTGGAAAGGGGAAATATTTATCGATTCTACTCTGTATAGAAACGCTTGTAGTTTGCATAATTTCATACTATTGGGTAGAATCAGTTGTAAACAGCCATTCCTTTTCATTTGGAGGCTACTACTTTTATATCTGGCTTGCCTGTGCTGTCGTGGCAGGCATCATTTTTGGAGCAGGTGCTTTTTTGCAAAAAAACTCGAAATATTATTGGGCTGCAAGTCTACTGCCCTCTGTTTTTCTTGCTGAAGGCTTAAACGAATTGCTCCACTTATCCGATTACATGCATATGATTCCTGCTGTTATTGGTAGGATTATCATTGGTCTTTCTCTATACTTCTTTATTTATAAGGGTGATTGTTTCCGACGCAAGACGCTGTTTTCCTTTTGTGCGTTATCTGCCTTAGGATTGGCTGGATATGAGATTCTTTTCCTGCTGACATCTGGCAAAACATATTGA
- a CDS encoding VTT domain-containing protein — translation MRQFNSKIQRIFSLLPFIFIIIGILLYFSYGKNVDPKQIFNLAPQNYFAAVIYLLGMYALKSLSIVFPIMALYASAGIIFPVYMAVIVNIIGTAVSLSIPYSIGYFSGNKLTNQIVDRYPKLRQISSFKQNNESLFIFLIRIVGIFPMDVVSIFMGSTGISYRRHLIISILAMLPDLLAVTFIGATISNPTSKEFILSCILKVIISIISIIVYRKHKKA, via the coding sequence TTGAGACAATTTAATTCGAAAATACAGAGGATTTTTAGTTTACTGCCTTTTATTTTTATTATTATTGGAATACTCTTATATTTTTCATATGGAAAAAATGTTGATCCAAAGCAAATATTTAACTTAGCACCACAAAATTATTTTGCTGCAGTTATTTATCTACTTGGAATGTATGCTCTAAAATCACTATCTATCGTGTTTCCTATAATGGCACTCTATGCTAGTGCTGGAATAATATTTCCAGTATATATGGCTGTTATTGTTAATATTATTGGAACGGCTGTTTCTTTATCTATTCCCTACTCAATAGGTTATTTCTCTGGAAACAAATTAACAAATCAGATTGTTGATAGGTATCCTAAGCTACGGCAAATCAGTTCTTTTAAACAAAATAATGAATCACTTTTTATTTTCTTAATAAGGATAGTAGGTATATTCCCAATGGATGTTGTCAGCATTTTTATGGGCTCTACTGGAATATCTTATAGAAGGCATTTAATTATTTCTATATTAGCTATGCTTCCCGACTTATTAGCTGTGACGTTTATTGGAGCAACAATATCAAATCCTACATCAAAAGAATTTATATTATCTTGTATTTTAAAAGTAATTATCTCTATTATCTCTATCATAGTTTATAGAAAACACAAAAAGGCATGA
- a CDS encoding radical SAM protein, protein MSKKTIVENLQTFGLKKVLNYLDSDPDTNIPKILDWVEKFDKEGRVTGQLETFRDVVENPEGNWYKLIKSLWTDVDDGVRKTMFENFIINATIVGGNRQEKTRKENNCNVPWAILMDPTSACNLHCTGCWAAEYGNRMNMDLDTLDDIINQGKEMGVYMYIYSGGEPLVRKKDIISLCEKHHDCVFLSFTNGTLIDQAFADEMLRVKNFVPAISVEGFEEETDSRRGKDTYKAVVKAMEILKANKLPFGISCCYTSQNTDIIGSEEYFDDMIAKGAKFAWFFTYMPVGKDAVPELMVTPEQREFMYHQIRGFRNTKALFTMDFWNDGEYVNGCIAGGRNYLHINANGDVEPCAFIHYSDTNIKEKTLLEALKSPLFMQYHDNQPFNNNHLRPCPLLDNPGRLTNMVEKSKAKSTDMQNPEDVHELSSKCENAAKNWAPVADRLWQK, encoded by the coding sequence ATGAGTAAAAAAACAATTGTAGAAAATCTACAGACATTCGGATTAAAGAAAGTGCTGAATTATCTAGATAGTGATCCAGATACCAACATTCCTAAAATATTGGACTGGGTAGAAAAGTTTGATAAGGAAGGCAGAGTAACAGGACAGCTTGAAACATTTCGAGACGTAGTGGAGAATCCAGAAGGAAATTGGTACAAACTAATTAAAAGCTTATGGACAGATGTGGATGATGGTGTGAGAAAGACTATGTTTGAAAACTTCATCATTAATGCTACCATTGTTGGAGGGAATAGGCAGGAAAAGACAAGAAAAGAAAACAATTGCAATGTTCCTTGGGCTATTTTGATGGATCCTACTTCTGCATGCAATCTTCACTGTACTGGCTGTTGGGCCGCCGAATATGGGAATCGCATGAATATGGACCTAGATACTCTTGATGATATAATCAATCAAGGTAAGGAAATGGGTGTGTACATGTATATCTATTCTGGTGGCGAACCATTAGTGCGCAAGAAGGACATAATAAGTCTTTGTGAAAAGCATCATGATTGTGTGTTTCTTTCTTTTACTAATGGGACTTTAATTGATCAAGCATTTGCCGATGAAATGCTTCGTGTTAAGAACTTTGTACCAGCTATTAGTGTAGAGGGCTTTGAAGAAGAGACAGATTCTCGTCGTGGTAAAGATACATACAAGGCCGTAGTGAAAGCAATGGAAATTCTTAAGGCAAATAAGTTGCCTTTTGGGATATCATGCTGCTATACCAGCCAAAATACTGATATTATAGGTAGTGAGGAATATTTTGATGATATGATAGCAAAAGGAGCAAAATTTGCATGGTTCTTTACCTACATGCCTGTTGGCAAAGATGCCGTTCCAGAATTAATGGTAACCCCAGAACAGCGTGAATTTATGTACCATCAAATCAGAGGATTTCGAAATACTAAGGCTTTGTTTACTATGGATTTCTGGAACGATGGAGAATATGTAAATGGTTGCATTGCAGGAGGTCGTAACTACCTTCATATCAATGCTAATGGAGATGTTGAACCTTGTGCTTTTATCCATTACTCAGATACAAATATTAAAGAAAAGACTCTATTAGAAGCACTTAAGTCACCATTGTTTATGCAGTATCATGATAACCAACCGTTTAATAACAACCATTTACGTCCTTGCCCATTGCTAGACAATCCAGGAAGATTAACTAACATGGTAGAAAAATCGAAAGCAAAATCCACAGATATGCAGAATCCAGAGGATGTACATGAACTAAGCAGTAAATGTGAAAATGCAGCTAAAAATTGGGCTCCTGTTGCAGATAGATTATGGCAGAAATAG
- a CDS encoding class I SAM-dependent methyltransferase, with translation MKKLISKLKDIEGGRVLDVATRDGAFILKLKEGLKNYTEIIGIDNDEEIINKNSEKNTDQNVKYLLMDAGNMDFEDNSFDIVCMSNTLHHLPDKNKILNEMKRVLKPGGRFIISELFSEEQSPAQMTHVKLHELGGLIDTLLGDHHSKTLKKQETIDLIKNIGIEIDEIFEDYETDRDIQRKLVDRVHKLPQKVAKVKDYPEYEELLKLAEDVKKNLDSFGIERSTQLVIMGRL, from the coding sequence ATGAAAAAATTAATAAGCAAGCTGAAAGATATTGAAGGTGGTAGAGTATTAGATGTAGCCACAAGAGATGGTGCCTTTATTTTAAAGCTTAAAGAAGGACTTAAAAACTATACGGAGATAATAGGAATAGACAATGATGAAGAAATCATTAATAAGAACAGCGAGAAAAACACTGATCAAAATGTGAAATATCTATTGATGGATGCAGGCAATATGGATTTTGAAGATAATTCTTTTGATATAGTCTGTATGTCAAATACTCTTCATCATTTGCCAGATAAAAACAAAATACTTAATGAAATGAAAAGAGTTTTGAAGCCAGGAGGAAGATTTATAATAAGCGAACTATTCAGTGAGGAGCAGTCACCTGCACAAATGACACATGTAAAACTCCATGAGCTAGGTGGTTTAATAGATACCTTGTTAGGAGATCATCACAGCAAAACTCTTAAAAAACAAGAAACAATAGATTTAATTAAGAATATAGGCATAGAGATAGATGAAATATTTGAAGATTATGAAACAGATAGAGATATACAAAGAAAACTAGTTGATAGAGTTCATAAATTGCCACAAAAAGTAGCTAAGGTTAAAGATTATCCTGAATATGAAGAACTCTTAAAATTAGCTGAAGATGTAAAGAAAAATTTAGACAGCTTTGGTATAGAGAGAAGCACACAGTTAGTTATAATGGGCAGACTATAG